The Montipora capricornis isolate CH-2021 chromosome 1, ASM3666992v2, whole genome shotgun sequence genome contains a region encoding:
- the LOC138047417 gene encoding cuticle collagen 1-like, translated as MHLKLAILIVVVCLCYAQAKSTKGSKRCCPCCPPPPPPPPPVQQISGPMGPIGPPGCSGPPGAPGCPGWKGCAGPMGLPGPPGPGGAIGSPGPMGPKGCPGNPGLPGCPGLKGCPGCAGPVGPPGPPGPQGLSGAPAPAPCPPPPPPPCCPPPACCK; from the exons ATGCATTTGAAATTAGCAATCTTAATAGTCGTGGTGTGTTTGTGCTACGCGCAAGCTAAGTCAACAAAAG GGTCCAAGAGGTGTTGTCCGTGTTGCCCTccaccaccaccacctccaCCACCAGTGCAACAAATATCCGGACCAATGGGACCAATCGGACCACCAGGATGCTCTGGACCACCAGGAGCCCCCGGCTGTCCCGGATGGAAAGGATGTGCTGGGCCCATGGGTCTTCCCGGACCCCCAGGCCCTGGTGGCGCTATAGGTTCACCCGGACCAATGGGACCTAAAGGTTGTCCCGGAAACCCCGGCCTTCCTGGATGCCCCGGACTGAAGGGTTGCCCTGGATGCGCAGGACCCGTTGGACCACCCGGACCTCCTGGACCCCAAGGACTTTCTGGAGCTCCTGCCCCTGCCCCATGCCCTCCTCCCCCTCCACCACCGTGCTGTCCACCTCCCGCATGCTGCAAATAA